From the Cryptomeria japonica chromosome 2, Sugi_1.0, whole genome shotgun sequence genome, one window contains:
- the LOC131054607 gene encoding pentatricopeptide repeat-containing protein At4g02750 produces the protein MLNLCSCLSWKFLVWNRMKKKVVWIMVCQSRANCTAESDNAILIRHARNGRIDSARKVFDEMPERTVSSWNAMITAYAQNGKLNDACYLFDIMPKRNVVSWNGMISGYVRNGRTEDARRLFDLMPERNAISWTSMITAYVRDRRIDDACDMFNRMPERNVISWTAMMEGYIQVGRIDDARQFFDRMPARDVVSWTSMINGYCRWGRMEEAHQLFEIMPGRNVVSWTVMVSGYAYNGNMEAAKELFGKMPEKNEVSWTAMITGYAQNGRIKDACQLFERLQHKSLIAYNAMITGYTQNGMVDDARWLFDGLSERDVVSWIAMLTGYAQSGRMEEALQLFEEMPEKTTECWTALIKGYTQHLSYNEAIKLFNQMQQAGIMPNQSTLVSILIAYASLAALQQGKQVHEHIIKMGFEPDCHVGSALITMYVKCGNIANAEHVFRRSPKKDSALWNAMISGFAQHGHCSDALQMFEKMQQAGVKPDQITFVGVLSACSHTGLADEGWQYFDSMGRDHDIRPTAKHYACMVDLLGRSGRLDKAEDLINSMPLEPDAAVWGALLSACRTHINVEIAERAAENLFWLEPCNTGTYILLSNIYAAAGRWTDVAKVRQMMKDRGLTKAPGSSWIEVNNKIHAFLGGDRSVRNKEDICNAGEFGWVD, from the coding sequence ATGTTGAATTTGTGTTCTTGTTTGTCCTGGAAATTCCTAGTTTGGAATCGAATGAAGAAAAAGGTGGTGTGGATTATGGTTTGTCAAAGCCGCGCTAATTGCACTGCAGAGTCCGACAATGCCATCCTCATCCGCCATGCGAGAAATGGTAGAATCGACAGTGCACGCAAAGTGTTTGACGAAATGCCTGAACGAACAGTGTCTTCGTGGAATGCCATGATCACGGCATACGCTCAGAATGGCAAGCTGAACGACGCGTGCTatctgtttgacataatgcctaaGCGAAATGTTGTTTCCTGGAATGGGATGATCTCAGGGTATGTGAGGAACGGGAGAACTGAGGATGCGCGCAGGCTGTTTGATCTAATGCCTGAGCGAAATGCTATTTCGTGGACGTCGATGATTACGGCGTATGTTCGGGATCGGAGAATAGACGATGCATGCGACATGTTTAACAGAATGCCTGAACGGAATGTGATCTCTTGGACTGCCATGATGGAGGGTTATATACAGGTTGGGAGGATTGATGATGCGCGGCAGTTTTTTGACAGAATGCCTGCCCGAGATGTGGTTTCCTGGACATCGATGATTAATGGATATTGCCGATGGGGACGGATGGAGGAAGCACACCAACTTTTTGAGATAATGCCTGGGCGGAATGTGGTCTCATGGACGGTCATGGTGTCGGGATATGCATATAATGGGAACATGGAGGCTGCAAAAGAACTGTTTGGTAAAATGCCAGAGAAAAATGaggtctcgtggactgcaatgattacAGGGTATGCTCAAAATGGAAGAATTAAGGATGCATGTCAACTGTTTGAGAGATTGCAGCATAAATCTTTGATAGCATACAATGCAATGATTACAGGATATACACAAAATGGGATGGTCGATGACGCACGCTGGCTGTTTGATGGCTTATCGGAGCGGGATGTTGTTTCATGGATTGCTATGCTCACAGGTTATGCTCAAAGTGGAAGAATGGAAGAGGCACTCCAATTGTTTGAGGAAATGCCAGAAAAAACTACTGAGTGCTGGACTGCACTGATAAAAGGATATACTCAGCATTTGTCTTATAACGAGGCTATCAAACTCTTTAACCAAATGCAGCAGGCAGGTATCATGCCAAATCAATCGACTTTAGTTAGCATTCTAATTGCTTATGCCAGTTTAGCAGCTCTCCAACAAGGCAAGCAGGTTCATGAGCACATCATAAAGATGGGTTTTGAACCAGATTGCCATGTGGGAAGTGCCCTTATTACCATGTATGTGAAATGTGGGAATATAGCCAATGCAGAACATGTCTTTAGGAGATCACCTAAAAAGGATTCAGCCTTGTGGAATGCCATGATTTCTGGCTTTGCCCAACATGGGCATTGTAGCGATGCACTGCAGATGTTTGAGAAAATGCAACAAGCGGGTGTAAAGCCTGATCAAATTACATTCGTTGGTGTGCTGTCTGCATGCAGTCATACAGGCTTGGCAGATGAAGGCTGGCAGTATTTTGATTCTATGGGCCGAGATCATGATATCAGACCAACAGCTAAGCATTACGCATGTATGGTTGACCTGCTTGGTCGTTCTGGGAGGCTGGACAAGGCAGAGGACCTTATCAATAGTATGCCCCTTGAACCTGATGCTGCTGTGTGGGGAGCCTTGCTTAGTGCGTGTAGAACTCACATAAATGTGGAGATAGCGGAGCGTGCCGCAGAAAACCTCTTTTGGTTGGAACCGTGCAATACAGGAACATATATACTGCTTTCAAATATTTATGCAGCAGCTGGCCGTTGGACTGATGTAGCTAAGGTGAGGCAAATGATGAAAGACAGAGGGCTTACAAAGGCTCCGGGTTCCAGCTGGATTGAGGTAAATAACAAGATACATGCATTCCTTGGAGGAGACAGATCAGTCAGAAACAAAGAAGACATATGCAATGCTGGAGAGTTTGGCTGGGTAGATTGA